The genomic DNA TGATGTTCCCCATCCGTGATCGCCGTGGGCGAGTAATTGGTTTTGGCGGGCGCGTATTAGGTGATGGCACGCCCAAATACCTCAACTCGCCAGAAACGCCGATTTTCCATAAAGGGCGTGAACTATACGGCTTGTATGAGGTGATGCAACGCTATCGTCATCCAGAGCGTATACTCGTGGTAGAAGGGTACATGGACGTGGTCGCGTTGGCGCAATTTGGCGTGGATTATGCGGTGGCCTCTTTGGGCACCTCGACCACGGGGGAGCACATTCAAACCCTTTTCCGGCAAACCGGTACTATACTGTGTTGCTACGATGGCGATAGGGCTGGGCGTGATGCTGCTTGGCGGGCTATGGAGCAAGCGTTGCCTTATATCCAAGATGGCCGGCAGTTAAAATTTATGTTTTTACCCGACGGTGACGACCCTGACTCGATCATCCGCCAAGAAGGCAAAGAAGGGTTTGAGCAGCGTCTTGGCGAAGCGCAAAGTTTATCGACCTTTATGTTTAACACCTTGCTCAAGCAGGTGGATACCAGTAGCCAAGAGGGCAAAGCCAAACTGGCCAACTTGGCGGTGCCACTGATTGAAAAAGTGCCGGGTGATACGCTCCGTCTTTATTTGCGTAATACCTTAGGTCAGAAGCTCGGGATTATGGATGACCATCAGCTGGATACCTTGATTCGTCGTCAGGGACAGCCGGTGAAAGTCCATGGCCAGCCAGATATCAAGCGTACACCGATGCGTGAGGTGATTGCGCTACTCGTGCAGTACCCTAAACTCGGCCAAGAAGTACCGCTGTTGCCCTCGGCCGACACCATTGATTTACCTGGGTTAGCGTTGTTAAACCCGATCCTTGAGATTTGTCGACAGCGCCCCCATATCACTACCGGTCAGTTGCTTGAGCGCTGGCGGGGAACGAAACAAGAGCCCTTGCTAGCCCGCTTGGCTGGCTGGGATCTACATGTTGACGATGAAAATGCGTCAGAACTTTTTTGCGATTCACTGGATAAAATACTCGCCCAGTGTGTCGAACAACAAATAGCCAAGTTGCAAGCGAAGTCAAATACCGTCGGCTTATCAGTCGAAGAGAAGCGGGAACTGATGCTACTGATACAGAGCCAGTCCGTTTAGAAAGTAGCCAGCAAAGGTGACATTTGTTAAAATTGGCGGTTTGCGTTTCCGCATACTAAATTCTTCACTCAGACCCGAAGTTGGATATCGTCTATGGATCAAAATCCGCAGTCACAGCTGAAGTTGCTTGTCGCAAAAGGCAAGGAGCAAGGCTATCTGACCTATGCCGAAGTTAATGACCACCTCCCGGAAGACATTGTCGATTCCGACCAAATAGAAGACATCATTCAGATGATCAATGACATGGGCATTCAAGTGGTGGAAGCCGCGCCAGATGCCGATGAATTGATGATGTCAGAAACCGTGGCCGACGAAGACGCAGCCGAAGCGGCGGCGGCAGCACTTTCTAGCGTGGAGAGTGAAATTGGGCGCACCACGGATCCCGTTCGCATGTACATGCGTGAAATGGGGACGGTTGAGCTACTGACCCGAGAGGGTGAGATCGATATCGCCAAGCGTATCGAAGATGGTATCAACCAGGTGCAATGCTCAGTGGCAGAATATCCGGCCTCGATTGCATCGCTGTTAGACCAGTTCGATAAAGTGGAAGCCGAAGAGCTTCGCTTAACCGACATTATTTCAGGCTTTATCGATCCGAACCAGGATGACGTGGCACCTACCGCGACTCATATCGGCTCCGAGCTCAGTGAAAAAGAGCTTGAAGACGAAGATGATGAGGACGAAGACAAAGACGATACCGACGAAGACGATGAGAGTGATGAAGATGTTGGTATCGATCCTGAGTTGGCGCGTGAGAAGTTCAGCGAACTTCGTCGCACCTATGCGGCAATGGAAGGCGCGATCCAGCAGTACGGTCGTTATGATGAGCGTACTAAAGAGTCGATCGATGCGCTGTCAGAGACATTTAAGCAGTTCCGTCTGATCCCGAAACAGTTTGACCGCTTGGTTAATGACATGCGTCAAACGATGGACAAAGTGCGTACCCAAGAGCGTTTGGTGATGCGTCTTTGTGTCGATCAGGCCAAAATGCCGAAGAAAACCTTCGTCCAACTGTTTGCCGGCAATGAGTCATCGGATGCATGGATTGACGAAGCGCTGAACTCTGGCAAGCCTTACGCAGAGCGCGTGGCGCGTTACGAAGAAGATCTTCGTCGTTGTGTGCAAAAGCTGAAGATCATCGAAGAAGAGACAGGCTTGTCGGTTGAACGGATCAAAGATATCAGCCGTCGTATGTCTATCGGTGAAGCGAAAGCACGCCGTGCGAAAAAAGAAATGGTTGAGGCCAACTTGCGCTTGGTGATCTCGATTGCCAAGAAGTACACCAACCGTGGCTTGCAGTTCTTGGATCTTATCCAGGAAGGTAACATTGGCTTGATGAAAGCGGTGGATAAGTTTGAATATCGCCGTGGTTACAAGTTCTCAACCTACGCGACCTGGTGGATCCGTCAGGCAATCACGCGCTCGATTGCGGACCAAGCTCGAACCATCCGTATTCCGGTCCACATGATTGAGACCATCAACAAACTCAATCGCATTTCGCGTCAAATGCTGCAGGAAATGGGCCGAGAGCCGTTACCTGAAGAGCTGGCTGAGCGGATGTTGATGCCGGAAGATAAAATTCGCAAGGTGTTGAAGATCGCTAAAGAGCCGATCTCGATGGAAACCCCAATTGGTGATGATGAAGATTCACATCTGGGTGATTTTATCGAGGACACTACCTTGGAGCTACCGATGGATTCGGCAACGTCGAATAACCTCAAGATGGCAACCAATGACGTGTTGGCCGGTCTGACCCCGCGTGAAGCGAAAGTACTGCGTATGCGCTTTGGTATCGAGATGAATACCGACCATACCCTAGAAGAAGTGGGTAAGCAGTTTGATGTGACCCGTGAGCGTATTCGTCAGATTGAGGCGAAAGCGCTACGTAAGTTACGTCATCCAAGCCGCTCTGAGACATTGCGTAGCTTCTTGGACGAGTAATGACTCGGTTTCAAACTATCCAATGAGAAAGGCGAGCCAGATGGCTCGCCTTTTTGTTTCTTGTGTGTCGTGGCAGGTGCACACACACCGTGGTTGTCACTGCTAAGTGATAAACAAGGTAGCCAGCCCCAAGAAGGCGAGCAGACCGACCACATCGGTGACCGTGGTGAGCGCCATCCCACCGGCCAATGCCGGATCAATATTGTATTTTTTCAGTAGCGTGGGGATCGCCACCCCAGCAATACCCGCGACAAACAAGTTGACCATCATCGCCCCTGAGATGATCAAGCCCAGCTCAAGGCTGCCTTTCCATAACACCACGACACCGCCAATGATCATCGACCAGACTAGGCCGTTAATCATGCCAACGGTGGCTTCCTTGGCCAGCAGCCAGCGGGTGTTGGAGTCACCAATATGGCCAACGGCCAGGCCGCGAATCACCAAGGCAACGGTCTGGTTACCGGCCACACCGCCCATTGAGGGGACAATGGTCATCAACACCGCGATGGCTGCCATTTTATCCAAGGTGCCTTCAAACATGTTGGAGACCGAGGCCGCGGTTAACGCTGCCAGCACGTTGATCCCCAGCCAAATACTGCGGCGACGCGCACTTTTAAACGCGGGGGCAAAGGTGTCTTCCTCGTCATCGAGGCCGGCCATGCTCATCATCGAGTGCTCAGCATCTTCACGAATAATGTCGACCACATCATCAATGGTGATTCGACCGACCAAGTGGTTGTGCTCATCCACCACGGGGGCTGAGACCCAATTACGGCGTTCAAACAGGCTGGCGACATCACCGTCATCCATGGTGACGCTGATCGCCTCATCCGGCGCATCCATAATGTCAGCGATATCAGTGTCCGGTTGATTCACCAACAGGGCACTGATCGGCAAATTACCAATCAAGCGGCCGTTTGGGTCGATCACATACAGCGTATCTGTGGTGTCGGGTAACTCACCGCGCATCCGTAAGTAGCGTAATACCACATCCACGGTCACATCATCACGAATGGTGATGACGTCAGTGTTCATGATCCCGCCAGCAGACTCCTCGGGGTAAGACAGGGCTTGCTGTACCCGCGTCCGGTCTTGGGCATCCATTTCCGCCAGTACGTCTTGGGAAACGTCTTGCGGTAGGCTACGCAGCAAGTAGGCCACATCATCGGTTTCCATTCCCTCTGTCGCTGCCGCGAGCTGATCAGGGGCCATGCGAACCATGATGCCGTCTTTCACATCTTCTGAGAGCTCATCAAGGATCTCACCTTGATCTTCCGGGTCGGTGAGCTGCCAAAGTACCAGGCGTCCTTTCGGTGGAGAGGCCTCTAAAAGATGAGCCGTGTCTTCTGGCTCCATGTCCTCGAGCATACGGCGTACGCGCACAAACATGCCTTGCTCAAGCAATTGAGTGACTTCTTGGAGCCGTTGGTGGGTTAGGTTACTTTGTTCTTGTTCTAATGTTTCTGCCATCGGCCACTCCCCCAAATGCAATGACTAAAATTCTAACCTAATCAGGGGAGTCTGTCGCATGACAAATCGGTGATAGACGGGATTTAGCACCATTCACCGCGCTGGTCAGCGCAGTGGTTGCGGAGGCGTTAGCTGTCTTCGTCGAAGCCGGCTTCAAATAATGCTTTCACGGCATCGAGGGCAGGTGATGCTTGTGGACCGGTGGCTGACACGGTAATGGTTTCACCTTGCGCGGATTCCAGCATCAGCATTGCCATCACACTGTCAGCGGTGGCGGATTTATCCGCGCTTTGCAGCACCACATCGGCATCATACGCTTGCACCAGTTCAACCAGCTTGATGGCGGCGCGTGCATGCAAGCCTAAACGGTTGCGAATGCACACTTGAGCCGATACCGAGGTCACTGTTTTTGCTCCAAGGTACGGTGACGCGTTTGCACTTGCTCGCCCAGCTCTTGGAAGTAATCCGACAGATACTGCGCCACATAGACAGAGCGATGTTTTCCCCCGGTACAGCCAATGGCCACAGTCACATAGCTACGATTGTTATTCTTAAGTGCAGGAAGCCACGACTCGAGGAAGCCTTTTATTTGCGCCACTAACATGGCCACATCAGGTTGGGCGGCGAGAAACATACGCACGGGCTTCTCGAGCCCTGTATGAGGGCGAAGCGCGGGCTCCCAGTGTGGGTTGGGGAGAAAGCGCACATCAAACACATAATCGGCATCGGCCGGTAAACCATGCTTAAAGCCGAACGATTCAAACACCATCACCAAGTCGCTACTTGTGCGCCCCAGTACCAGTGAACGGACAGACTCACTTAAGTCGTGAATCGATAAGCCCGTGGTGTTAATCACCCGATCAGCGTGCTCTTTAATCGGCGCCATTTGCTGCTTCTCAGCCTGTATGGCCTGCTCTAACGAGAGGTTGTGTCGAGTGAGGGGATGCAACCGACGGGTTTCGCTGAAACGTTTAATCAGATCTTTATCGTCTGCATCTAAATAGTACACAGTGACATCGCAGATTTCGCGTAGCGCCGCCAAGGTGTCGGCAACTGGCTCTTTAGCGTTAGGAAGATTGCGAATATCGAGACTGACCGCAATTTTGGCGTCGGCATCGTCTTGCGAGACCACAAAGTCACGCAGTAAGTTGACGGGCAGATTATCGACGCAATAGTAGCCAAGATCCTCCAGTACCCGCAACGCCACTGATTTTCCTGAGCCGGAACGGCCACTGACAATTTTTAGCATCATAGTTCGCTCCCGTCAGCGTTGCCCATTATTGAGTAATGATATTGTACAGTTCTTGGTCTGAATTGGCATTTCGTAGTTGACGACACAGCTTTTTGTCATTCAGCTTCTCGGCAATCGCAGACAGGGTTTGCAGGTGTACTTTGCACTGTTCGTCCGGTACTAGCAGCGCGAAAAGCAGATCAACGGGTCGTTTGTCGACGGCATCAAACTCAATCGGCTCGGCGCATTGTAGCAGCACGCCCACGGCATGTTGGCTGTCGAGGGTGCGGCCATGGGGAATGGCAATGCCTGCCCCAATGCCGGTGGTGCCCAGCTTTTCGCGGCTTAGCATGCATTCAAACAAAGTTTGTGCGTTGGTGCCTAGCTTGTCCGCAGCAACCTGGCTGATAATTTCCAGGGCGCGTTTCTTGCTAGAGCAGTGGACGGCACTGCGGGTGCAGTCCACTGACAGTACTTCTTTCAGTTCCATAGCTTAGTGCTGTTTGAGCTTTTCTTTGTGTTTACTCAGTTGCTTGACCAGCTTATCGGTCAGCCCATCGATGGCCGCATACATATCATGCGATTGTGCTTTTGCATGGATCTCCCCGTTGTTCACGTGGAGCGTTGCTTCTGCAATCTGGTCGAGCTTTTGGACATTCAGTACAACATGGACATTATTAATGTGCTCGAAAAAGCGCTCGAGTTTAGCAAACTTGGTCTCCACATACTCGCGTAGTGGTGGCGTGACGTCGACAGACTGTCCGGTCAGATTGATTTGCATACACACTTTCCTTCTGTTGAGGCGCCTATAGCAGACGCTTACGCTGGTTTGACGGCGCAATACCCAGTGACTCTCGGTACTTAGCAATGGTCCGTCGTGCAACTTTAATGCCTTGCTCGGCCAGCAATGTGGCAATCTTACTGTCGCTAAGCGGCTTGTTAGCCGGCTCGTCAGCGACCAATTTTTTGATCAGTGCGCGAATCGCTGTGGATGAGCACTCGCCGCCATTGTCGGTACTGACGTGGCTAGAGAAAAAGTATTTCAGCTCGAAAATACCGCGCGGCGTATGCATGAACTTTTGCGTGGTGACACGGGAAATGGTTGACTCATGCATATCGACATCCAAGGCGATGTCGTTAAGCACCATCGGCTTCATCGCCTCTTCCCCGTACTCAAAGAAGTCGTGCTGATGTTCGACAATACAGCGTGCGACCTTCAGCAAAGTGTCATTACGGCTCTCCAAACTTTTAATTAGCCATTTGGCCTCTTGCAAGTGTGAGCGAATAAATTGGCTATCAGAGGGGCTACAGCCATTACGGCCATAAGCGGCGTACTGCTCGTTCACTTTGAGCTTGGGCACGCTATCGGGGTTAATTTGGACCACCCACTGACCTTGATGTTTAAACACGGAGACATCAGGCACCACGTATTCGGCCTCATTGGTCACAATGAGGTTGCCTGGGCGTGGCTCGAGGCTATGGATCAACTGCATCACGGATTTAAGCTCAGGCTCTTTCAGGCGGGTTTCACGCATTAACTGGCGATAATCACGGTTGGCGAGTAAGTCCATGTGCTCGGTCAGCACCTTCCGCGCTTCCTCAAGCCACGGGGTATCGGCATCGTATGTCGCCAGTTGCAGCATTAAACATTCTTGCAGTGAGCGAGAGGCGACGCCTAGAGGATCAAAATGTTGCACACGTTTAAGCACGGCCTCGACTTCGTCGAGCTCAATCTCTTCGCTGCCTAAGCTATCTAAGATCTCTTCGGTGCTCACTGACAGGTAACCTTGGTCGTCCACTGCATCAATGATCGCCATCGCAATCACCTGATCGTTTTCGGAGAAGGGCGTGAGCTCGAGCTGCCATTTCAAGTAGTCGTAAAGCGTTTGGGTGGTTTCGCCTTGATAAACCGGTTGGTCATCGTAACCGCTCGCCCCGACGCCCGTATTGCCTGTGCCGGCAGAGTATAAGTGATCCCAAGTGGTATCGACGGGGAGATCGTCCGGCATTTCGTTTTTTTCAAATGCGTCAGACGTTTCCATGGTGTCCGCACTGGCGGTCGCGGTTTCTTGTGCGCCCGCGTCTTGATCATGGGGTTGCTCGCGCTGATTGGCCTCTTGCTCTTGGCCTTCGTCATGCTCCAACAGCGGATTGCTTTCCAACGCTTCTTGGATTTCCTGTTGCAAGTCCAGCGTCGACAGTTGCAACAGACGGATCGCCTGTTGTAACTGCGGTGTCATTGCGAGTTGTTGTCCAAGCTTAAGCTGAAGCGTGGGTTTCATAGAGGCTGTACACCTTTCCTTATTTCAACGACCAAAGAGGTTAAAAACGCTTGCTCTGGCTATCAGGGCAAGCGCTCTTTATTAACTATAGCCATGATTGGCAGTTTTTAGCGTGAGCAAGTCCACTATATTTTACCCCAACCGACCCACTGAGCTGGGGTGATTGGATCCATTACAGTTTGAACTGATCACCCAAGTAGACCCGTTTAACATGCTCATCGTTGAGCACTTCATCAGGGGTACCGTGTGCAATCAAGTGTCCTTGGCTGACAATGTAAGCATGTTCACAGACACTGAGCGTTTCGCGCACATTGTGGTCGGTAATCAGTACGCCCAAGCCACGATCACGTAAATGTTCGATGATTTTCTTGATATCGATTACCGATATTGGGTCGACCCCGGCAAACGGTTCATCTAGCAAAATAAACTTCGGGTTAGCGGCTAAGGCGCGTGCAATTTCTACCCGGCGGCGTTCACCCCCCGATAAGGCCATGCCCAGGCTGTCACGGATATGCTGGATATTAAACTCATCGAGCAAATCTTCCGCTTTGTCCTGACGCTCTTCTTTGCTCAGAGACTTGCGGGTTTGCAGCACTGCCATCAGGTTATCGTAGACGCTCAGCTTGCGAAATATCGAGGCCTCTTGTGGCAAGTAGCCAATCCCCAGGCGTGAGCGGTTATGCATCGGCTGAATGCTAATGTCTTTATCATCGATATAAATGGCCCCTTCGTCACGAGCGACCAAGCCGACAATCATGTAAAACGACGTGGTTTTACCCGCACCGTTAGGGCCTAAAAGACCAACAATTTCACCGGATTTCACTTCCAAGCTGACATCGGCGACCACTTTTCGCCCTTTATAACTTTTTGCCAAATTGGCCGCTGTAAGTGTTGCCATGTCGCCTCTTATTGCGCGTCTGTCGTGGATGAATCCTTGGAGGAGGACTCTTTGGTACTTGGCTGCAAAATGGTGGTCACCCGTTTGGTGCTATCACTTTCTGCCACAAGCTGTTGCTTGTCGATTTCATAGGTGATCACATTGCCCTCTACTTGGTTACCACTTTGCTCGAGCATCGCATTGGTCGACATTTTGAGAAACTCATTGCCGACTTCGTAGCGTAGTTTGTTGGCTTCGCCATGAATCTCTTTGCCATCGTCCATGGTTTGCTCAAACGTGGCCGGCTTACCATAGGCTTCGATGGTTTCATCACCCTCTTGGCCTTGGGGGCGAATCACGATCAGTTTATCGGCCAGGATTTTAATGCTGCCTTGGGTCAGCACCACGTTTTGGGTAAAGGTCACCGTGTTTGTGGCCATATCTAGGTGCTGGCTTTCTGACTCTATATAAATAGGTTGCTCAGTATCACTGCTTAGTGCCAGTGAGTAATGCGACAGCAGCAACATGGCACCTGCCAGCGCTTTAACGAGGGGTCGTTTCATATCGGCCTCTAACATCGTCTAACAATTCCATCTGGTGGTTACCGAAATTTCCTTTCACCCGTTTTCCCTTGGTTTGAAAACGGGTGCCGGTGATCGTCGTCGGACTCTCGGACCAAAAATCTCGCGTGGTGAGATTCAAGGTCACCGAATCGGTGGCTACCGAGTTAATTTGTGCATTCGGTAGTAGGTTAAAAATGCGTACGTTACCTGTCATGGTCAGCAGGTGTTCGTCGGACAAAACCGCGTAGTTAGCGCTCACACGCCACTCTTCCTCTTTGCCTTCCTTATAGGTCCAAAGCACGGGCTCATTGAAATGGGTCTCGTCAATTTTGGCGTAATGTTCAAGGTGTTTGGCTTGCACAGTGTAACTGCGCACGCCATCCGCATTGTATTGGACGGTTTCAATCGCTTCGCCAGTAAACAGAGGTTTTTCGGCATCAGGTGTCACCTGTTGTACCCGTTGCCAACCATGCTGAACCAATAAATAGTAACCGCTCACTGCGCAAAGCACGATCAGTATAAGCAGGCCCAGCCGCCGGATCATAAACTCAAGCCCTTGTGTTGGTCGAGTTCGCCACGCGCCTCTAACATCAAATCGCACACTTCACGCACCGCGCCAAAGCCACCACCTGTTTGCGTGACAAAGTGCGCGCGGCGCTTCAGGAGTGGGTGACCATCAGCCACACAGCATGATAGGCCCACTTTTTCCATCACTGGCCAGTCAATCAGATCATCACCAATATAGGCGGTGTGGGCGGGTAAAACATCACACTGGCGACATAAGTCTTGATACGCCACACGCTTGTCACTTTGCCCTTGATACACATGTTGGACACCGAGGGCGTGCATTCTGTTCGCGACAATTTGCGATTGGCGGCCAGTGATCACGGCGACTTCAATGCCAGCGTTCATAATCGATTTGATGCCATACCCATCACGGGTATGGAACGCCTTGAGCTCTTCGCCATGATTGCCCATGTAGACGCGACCATCGGAGAAAACCCCGTCAATATCGCAAATCAGCAACTTTATCGCCGCGGCGCGTTGAAATACGTCGGCGGCCACAGGGCCATAAAGGGTGTCAATCACAGTGGAAGCCATTACATTACTCCGGCTTTTAAAAGGTCATGCATGTTAAGGGCGCCAAGTAACTGGCCGTTTTTGGCAACCAGCAACCCGTTAATTTTACGCTCTTCCATGAGTTTGAGTCCTTCTGCCGCCAGCAGTTCCGGTTCAATGGTGACCGGATTTGTCGACATCACCGAGCCGATGGTGGTGGTGTGCAGGTCAATACGCATATCCAGCAAGCGACGCAAATCGCCATCGGTAAACACGCCCGTCAGCTGCCCATGACTATCAACAATCGCTGTCATGCCCAGGCCTTTTTCTGACACTTCTAACAGGGCATCACGAACCGTGGCGGTTTCTTTAACCACGGGCAAGCGCTCGTCTTGGTGCATCAAATCACTGATGCG from Salinivibrio kushneri includes the following:
- the mgtE gene encoding magnesium transporter, whose amino-acid sequence is MAETLEQEQSNLTHQRLQEVTQLLEQGMFVRVRRMLEDMEPEDTAHLLEASPPKGRLVLWQLTDPEDQGEILDELSEDVKDGIMVRMAPDQLAAATEGMETDDVAYLLRSLPQDVSQDVLAEMDAQDRTRVQQALSYPEESAGGIMNTDVITIRDDVTVDVVLRYLRMRGELPDTTDTLYVIDPNGRLIGNLPISALLVNQPDTDIADIMDAPDEAISVTMDDGDVASLFERRNWVSAPVVDEHNHLVGRITIDDVVDIIREDAEHSMMSMAGLDDEEDTFAPAFKSARRRSIWLGINVLAALTAASVSNMFEGTLDKMAAIAVLMTIVPSMGGVAGNQTVALVIRGLAVGHIGDSNTRWLLAKEATVGMINGLVWSMIIGGVVVLWKGSLELGLIISGAMMVNLFVAGIAGVAIPTLLKKYNIDPALAGGMALTTVTDVVGLLAFLGLATLFIT
- the hpf gene encoding ribosome hibernation promoting factor; the protein is MQINLTGQSVDVTPPLREYVETKFAKLERFFEHINNVHVVLNVQKLDQIAEATLHVNNGEIHAKAQSHDMYAAIDGLTDKLVKQLSKHKEKLKQH
- a CDS encoding HPr family phosphocarrier protein — its product is MTSVSAQVCIRNRLGLHARAAIKLVELVQAYDADVVLQSADKSATADSVMAMLMLESAQGETITVSATGPQASPALDAVKALFEAGFDEDS
- the lptB gene encoding LPS export ABC transporter ATP-binding protein, which produces MATLTAANLAKSYKGRKVVADVSLEVKSGEIVGLLGPNGAGKTTSFYMIVGLVARDEGAIYIDDKDISIQPMHNRSRLGIGYLPQEASIFRKLSVYDNLMAVLQTRKSLSKEERQDKAEDLLDEFNIQHIRDSLGMALSGGERRRVEIARALAANPKFILLDEPFAGVDPISVIDIKKIIEHLRDRGLGVLITDHNVRETLSVCEHAYIVSQGHLIAHGTPDEVLNDEHVKRVYLGDQFKL
- the ptsN gene encoding PTS IIA-like nitrogen regulatory protein PtsN, whose protein sequence is MELKEVLSVDCTRSAVHCSSKKRALEIISQVAADKLGTNAQTLFECMLSREKLGTTGIGAGIAIPHGRTLDSQHAVGVLLQCAEPIEFDAVDKRPVDLLFALLVPDEQCKVHLQTLSAIAEKLNDKKLCRQLRNANSDQELYNIITQ
- the dnaG gene encoding DNA primase — translated: MAGRIPRAFIDDLLSRLDIVEIIDARVKLKKKGKNYSACCPFHNEKTPSFSVSQDKQFYHCFGCGVHGNAIDFVMEFERLEFPDAIEELAGTLGLEVPREQTGSGNTRPSMPSDDKRQIYEMMEAIARTYSGELRTEAGQVAIDYLKQRGLSGEVVKQFGIGFVPDKWDTIKRRFGRNQADIRQLLTAGMLIENDNGHSYDRFRGRVMFPIRDRRGRVIGFGGRVLGDGTPKYLNSPETPIFHKGRELYGLYEVMQRYRHPERILVVEGYMDVVALAQFGVDYAVASLGTSTTGEHIQTLFRQTGTILCCYDGDRAGRDAAWRAMEQALPYIQDGRQLKFMFLPDGDDPDSIIRQEGKEGFEQRLGEAQSLSTFMFNTLLKQVDTSSQEGKAKLANLAVPLIEKVPGDTLRLYLRNTLGQKLGIMDDHQLDTLIRRQGQPVKVHGQPDIKRTPMREVIALLVQYPKLGQEVPLLPSADTIDLPGLALLNPILEICRQRPHITTGQLLERWRGTKQEPLLARLAGWDLHVDDENASELFCDSLDKILAQCVEQQIAKLQAKSNTVGLSVEEKRELMLLIQSQSV
- a CDS encoding RNA polymerase factor sigma-54, whose amino-acid sequence is MKPTLQLKLGQQLAMTPQLQQAIRLLQLSTLDLQQEIQEALESNPLLEHDEGQEQEANQREQPHDQDAGAQETATASADTMETSDAFEKNEMPDDLPVDTTWDHLYSAGTGNTGVGASGYDDQPVYQGETTQTLYDYLKWQLELTPFSENDQVIAMAIIDAVDDQGYLSVSTEEILDSLGSEEIELDEVEAVLKRVQHFDPLGVASRSLQECLMLQLATYDADTPWLEEARKVLTEHMDLLANRDYRQLMRETRLKEPELKSVMQLIHSLEPRPGNLIVTNEAEYVVPDVSVFKHQGQWVVQINPDSVPKLKVNEQYAAYGRNGCSPSDSQFIRSHLQEAKWLIKSLESRNDTLLKVARCIVEHQHDFFEYGEEAMKPMVLNDIALDVDMHESTISRVTTQKFMHTPRGIFELKYFFSSHVSTDNGGECSSTAIRALIKKLVADEPANKPLSDSKIATLLAEQGIKVARRTIAKYRESLGIAPSNQRKRLL
- the rpoD gene encoding RNA polymerase sigma factor RpoD, whose translation is MDQNPQSQLKLLVAKGKEQGYLTYAEVNDHLPEDIVDSDQIEDIIQMINDMGIQVVEAAPDADELMMSETVADEDAAEAAAAALSSVESEIGRTTDPVRMYMREMGTVELLTREGEIDIAKRIEDGINQVQCSVAEYPASIASLLDQFDKVEAEELRLTDIISGFIDPNQDDVAPTATHIGSELSEKELEDEDDEDEDKDDTDEDDESDEDVGIDPELAREKFSELRRTYAAMEGAIQQYGRYDERTKESIDALSETFKQFRLIPKQFDRLVNDMRQTMDKVRTQERLVMRLCVDQAKMPKKTFVQLFAGNESSDAWIDEALNSGKPYAERVARYEEDLRRCVQKLKIIEEETGLSVERIKDISRRMSIGEAKARRAKKEMVEANLRLVISIAKKYTNRGLQFLDLIQEGNIGLMKAVDKFEYRRGYKFSTYATWWIRQAITRSIADQARTIRIPVHMIETINKLNRISRQMLQEMGREPLPEELAERMLMPEDKIRKVLKIAKEPISMETPIGDDEDSHLGDFIEDTTLELPMDSATSNNLKMATNDVLAGLTPREAKVLRMRFGIEMNTDHTLEEVGKQFDVTRERIRQIEAKALRKLRHPSRSETLRSFLDE
- the lptA gene encoding lipopolysaccharide transport periplasmic protein LptA encodes the protein MKRPLVKALAGAMLLLSHYSLALSSDTEQPIYIESESQHLDMATNTVTFTQNVVLTQGSIKILADKLIVIRPQGQEGDETIEAYGKPATFEQTMDDGKEIHGEANKLRYEVGNEFLKMSTNAMLEQSGNQVEGNVITYEIDKQQLVAESDSTKRVTTILQPSTKESSSKDSSTTDAQ
- the kdsC gene encoding 3-deoxy-manno-octulosonate-8-phosphatase KdsC; the encoded protein is MASTVIDTLYGPVAADVFQRAAAIKLLICDIDGVFSDGRVYMGNHGEELKAFHTRDGYGIKSIMNAGIEVAVITGRQSQIVANRMHALGVQHVYQGQSDKRVAYQDLCRQCDVLPAHTAYIGDDLIDWPVMEKVGLSCCVADGHPLLKRRAHFVTQTGGGFGAVREVCDLMLEARGELDQHKGLSL
- the lptC gene encoding LPS export ABC transporter periplasmic protein LptC is translated as MIRRLGLLILIVLCAVSGYYLLVQHGWQRVQQVTPDAEKPLFTGEAIETVQYNADGVRSYTVQAKHLEHYAKIDETHFNEPVLWTYKEGKEEEWRVSANYAVLSDEHLLTMTGNVRIFNLLPNAQINSVATDSVTLNLTTRDFWSESPTTITGTRFQTKGKRVKGNFGNHQMELLDDVRGRYETTPR
- the rapZ gene encoding RNase adapter RapZ gives rise to the protein MMLKIVSGRSGSGKSVALRVLEDLGYYCVDNLPVNLLRDFVVSQDDADAKIAVSLDIRNLPNAKEPVADTLAALREICDVTVYYLDADDKDLIKRFSETRRLHPLTRHNLSLEQAIQAEKQQMAPIKEHADRVINTTGLSIHDLSESVRSLVLGRTSSDLVMVFESFGFKHGLPADADYVFDVRFLPNPHWEPALRPHTGLEKPVRMFLAAQPDVAMLVAQIKGFLESWLPALKNNNRSYVTVAIGCTGGKHRSVYVAQYLSDYFQELGEQVQTRHRTLEQKQ